In one Micromonospora polyrhachis genomic region, the following are encoded:
- a CDS encoding right-handed parallel beta-helix repeat-containing protein → MRHAPRRMFGISILTVVALAGSTTAPLAAHAATTPQCGDIITTSVTLTGDLQCVGNGLTVGAHGVTLDLNGHTISGSRTGIGIIAADHNDLTIRGGTVTGFHREILLGYARNLTVRDLRVIHDADGENDEGIYVDQVEGLAVQDTTFVVTSASSAMYIDASVDVRIDDVEVTGGGIGLGMYTDRSSITNSTFQDGNLSLYDVTKVTISRNTFTRSHLSSFEVSGLLVTGNRFRGGGIHVEISATVLIRGNTIQDAEAGVSVRSVAPDLQVVDNALLRNRYGIRMTVDVLAELSGLTVAGNTAIGNGAAGIFIEALGRRLAEDPITVSGNRLVGNGFSGTDTDAAGRRIDDGLHLNMPVGGPVTVTRNHTVANADFGIEALPEGSVRDGGGNTSFGNRNGCAGVRCR, encoded by the coding sequence ATGCGCCACGCCCCGCGTCGGATGTTCGGAATCTCGATCCTGACCGTTGTCGCCCTAGCGGGGTCGACCACCGCACCGCTGGCCGCGCACGCGGCGACTACGCCGCAATGCGGCGACATCATCACCACCAGCGTGACCCTGACCGGCGACCTCCAGTGTGTCGGTAACGGCCTGACCGTCGGGGCGCACGGCGTCACCCTGGACCTGAACGGCCACACCATCTCCGGTTCGCGCACTGGAATCGGCATCATCGCCGCGGACCACAACGACCTGACCATCCGGGGTGGCACGGTCACCGGCTTCCACCGGGAGATCCTGCTGGGCTACGCGCGGAACCTGACCGTGCGCGACCTCCGGGTGATCCACGACGCCGATGGCGAGAACGACGAAGGAATATATGTCGACCAGGTCGAAGGGTTGGCGGTACAGGACACCACCTTCGTGGTCACCTCCGCCTCCTCGGCGATGTACATCGATGCCTCGGTGGACGTCAGGATCGATGACGTCGAGGTGACCGGCGGAGGGATCGGCCTGGGCATGTACACGGACCGGTCCTCGATCACCAACAGCACCTTCCAGGACGGCAACCTCAGCCTGTACGACGTGACCAAGGTGACGATCAGCCGGAACACATTCACCCGGTCGCACCTCTCGTCGTTCGAGGTCAGCGGCCTACTCGTCACCGGTAACAGATTCCGCGGCGGCGGCATCCACGTCGAGATCTCCGCCACCGTCCTCATCCGCGGCAACACGATCCAGGACGCCGAGGCCGGCGTGTCCGTACGGAGCGTGGCCCCCGACCTCCAGGTCGTCGACAACGCTCTCCTCCGCAACCGGTACGGAATCCGGATGACCGTCGATGTCCTCGCGGAGCTGTCCGGCCTGACCGTGGCGGGCAACACCGCCATCGGCAACGGCGCGGCGGGAATCTTCATCGAGGCCCTGGGCAGGCGGCTCGCCGAAGATCCGATCACGGTATCCGGCAACCGCCTGGTGGGCAACGGCTTCAGCGGCACGGACACCGACGCCGCCGGCCGGCGGATCGACGACGGCCTGCACCTCAACATGCCGGTCGGTGGCCCGGTAACCGTCACCCGCAATCACACCGTCGCGAACGCGGACTTCGGCATCGAAGCACTGCCCGAGGGCAGCGTGCGGGATGGTGGCGGCAACACCTCGTTCGGCAACCGAAACGGATGCGCCGGAGTACGCTGCCGCTGA